The following are encoded in a window of Oncorhynchus clarkii lewisi isolate Uvic-CL-2024 unplaced genomic scaffold, UVic_Ocla_1.0 unplaced_contig_9334_pilon_pilon, whole genome shotgun sequence genomic DNA:
- the LOC139395386 gene encoding zinc finger protein 432-like: MSSEKETLMDEIEKSLWNLTEDNLRYLCERCGLDGSEIKGMNHRLLRRKVMEEMWDNTDSMKSEEQGMSWLVQLKEDIRRTQEEGSSALMSPSQSDDVDWNEEGGTRLPSNRLEAKSDLERHTPEQRESDVTTSQSESVFLKPHVCTKCGKGFHQAGCLKRHLRTHTGEKPFVCPCCGRAWSDSGNLKRHMRKTHPGEEMVVKRVDTQRSDPTGSREEINVDSIKSEEQGTSRSLQLKEEDACGAPVSPRQAHADDVDCNVEDRDWLPSIGLKAEPMSPRQSDDDAADRKEEWNEAGGATLPSDGLEAESARERHSCDKPLLPSSTLAESLSRASPGGALLCGLKRVSVRLVDCRKTPGQSGLQIHKATQTGEKPHSWSNAEQHKTLSGDRPGSHICDHCGNNFTTATNLKRHFLYLSGEKPYMCSECGKRFTQAGSLKIHQRTHTGEKPYICPRCGKAWSDYGNLKRHMRRHTVKQYTVKPHHCSDCGKQFIVKSSLKHHRLVFHTDHPHCCGQCKKSFITAERLESHIKTQHPPRDPLKNPHVCSECGKGFHQAGCLKRHLRTHTGEKPFVCPRCGRAWSDSGNLKRHMRKTHPGEEMVVKRVDTQRSEPTESREEMNVDSIKSEEQGTSRSLQLKEDIRRILVDASGAPMSPNQADDYSEDCDEGGTWLPSKRLEAKSDLERHTPEQRESDVTTSQSESVFLKPHLCTKCGKGFKKNGCLKRHLRTHTGEKPFVCSCCGKAWSDSGNLKRHMRKTHPGEEMVVKRVDTQRSEPTESREELNVDSIKSEEQGTSRSLQLKEEDACGAPVSPRQAHADDVDCNVEDRDWLPSIGLKAEPMSPSQSDDDTADRKEEWNEAEGALRCGKAWS, encoded by the exons ATGAGTTCAGAGAAGGAAACGTTGATGGATGAAATCGAAAAGAGTTTATGGAATTTAACTGAGGACAATTTACGTTACCTGTGTGAACGGTGTGGATTAGATGGCTCTGAAATTAAAGGGATGAATCATCGCTTATTAAGGCGTAAAGTCATGGAGGAAATGTGGGACAATACGGATTCAATGAAATCAGAGGAGCAGGGAATGTCTTGGTTAGTCCAACTGAAAGAGGACATCAGGAGGACACAGGAGGAGGGTAGCAGTGCACTTATGAGTCCCAGCCAATCAGATGACGTAGACTGGAATGAAGAGGGAGGAACTAGGTTGCCTAGCAACAGACTGGAGGCTAAATCTGATCTAGAGAGGCACACACCAGAGCAGAGGGAGAGTGATGTGACTACTTCCCAGTCTGAAAGTGTTTTTCTCAAACCACACGTGTGCACTAAATGTGGAAAGGGATTCCATCAGGCCGGCTGTCTTAAGAGACACCTGAGGACTCATACGGGGGAGAAACCATTTGTTTGCCCTTGTTGTGGGAGGGCTTGGAGTGATTCTGGAAACTTAAAGAGACACATGAGAAAAACTCACCCAGGAGAGGAGATGGTTGTTAAGAGGGTTGACACTCAGAGGAGTGACCCTACAGGAAGTAGGGAGGAAATTAATGTGGATTCAATTAAATCGGAGGAGCAGGGAACGTCTCGGTCACTCCAGCTGAAAGAGGAGGATGCTTGCGGTGCTCCCGTGAGTCCCAGACAGGCTCATGCTGATGATGTAGACTGCAACGTTGAGGACAGGGATTGGTTGCCTAGCATCGGACTGAAGGCGGAGCCCATGAGTCCCAGACAATCCGATGATGACGCTGCAGACCGCAAAGAAGAATGGAACGAAGCGGGAGGCGCTACGTTGCCTAGCGATGGACTGGAGGCGGAGTCGGCTCGAGAGCGCCACAGTTGC GACAAGCCTCTCTTGCCCTCCTCCACCCTCGCAGAGTCCCTGAGTCGTGCCTCTCCCGGTGGCGCCTTATTGTGCGGTCTGAAGAGGGTGTCTGTGCGGCTTGTCGACTGCAGGAAGACACCGGGGCAGAGTGGCCTTCAAATACACAAGGCAACACAGACGGGAGAGAAACCCCACAGCTGGTCTAATGCTGAACAACACAAAACCCTCTCAGGAGACAGGCCTGGCTCACATATCTGTGATCACTGTGGGAATAATTTTACCACTGCTACCAATCTGAAAAGACACTTCCTGTATTTGTCTGGAGAGAAACCATACATGTGCTCTGAATGCGGAAAGAGATTCACGCAGGCCGGCAGTCTTAAGATACACCAGAGAACTCATACTGGGGAGAAACCGTACATCTGCCCTCGTTGTGGGAAGGCTTGGAGTGATTATGGAAACTTAAAGAGACACATGAGAAGGCATACTGTTAAACAATACACAGTGAAACCTCACCACTGCTCGGATTGTGGGAAACAGTTCATTGTAAAATCAAGCCTTAAACATCACCGGCTAGTTTTTCACACAGATCACCCTCACTGCTGTGGTCAATGTAAGAAGAGCTTCATAACTGCAGAAAGACTGGAATCACACATAAAAACACAACACCCGCCAAGGGATCCTCTGAAGAACCCACATGTGTGCTCTGAATGTGGAAAGGGATTCCATCAGGCCGGCTGTCTTAAGAGACACCTGAGAACTCATACGGGGGAGAAACCGTTTGTTTGCCCTCGTTGTGGGAGGGCTTGGAGTGATTCTGGAAACTTAAAGAGACACATGAGAAAAACTCACCCAGGAGAGGAGATGGTTGTTAAGAGGGTCGACACTCAGAGGAGTGAGCCTACAGAGAGTAGGGAGGAAATGAATGTGGATTCAATTAAATCGGAGGAGCAGGGAACGTCTCGGTCACTCCAGCTGAAAGAGGACATCAGAAGGATACTGGTGGATGCCAGCGGTGCACCAATGAGTCCCAACCAAGCCGATGATTATTCTGAAGACTGTGACGAGGGAGGAACTTGGTTGCCTAGCAAAAGACTGGAGGCGAAATCTGATCTAGAGAGGCACACGCCAGAGCAGAGGGAGAGTGATGTGACTACTTCCCAGTCAGAAAGTGTTTTTCTCAAACCACACTTGTGCACTAAATGTGGTAAGGGATTCAAAAAAAACGGCTGTCTTAAGAGACACCTGAGGACTCATACGGGGGAGAAACCATTTGTTTGTTCTTGTTGTGGGAAGGCTTGGAGTGATTCTGGAAACTTAAAGAGACACATGAGAAAAACTCACCCAGGAGAGGAGATGGTTGTTAAGAGGGTCGACACTCAGAGGAGTGAGCCTACAGAGAGTAGGGAGGAATTGAATGTGGATTCAATTAAATCGGAGGAGCAGGGAACGTCTCGGTCACTCCAGCTGAAAGAGGAGGATGCTTGCGGTGCTCCCGTGAGTCCCAGACAGGCTCATGCTGATGATGTAGACTGCAACGTTGAGGACAGGGATTGGTTGCCTAGCATCGGACTGAAGGCGGAGCCCATGAGTCCCAGCCAATCCGATGATGACACTGCAGACCGCAAAGAAGAATGGAACGAAGCGGAAGGCGCCCTTCGTTGTGGGAAGGCTTGGAGTTAA